The Delphinus delphis chromosome 7, mDelDel1.2, whole genome shotgun sequence genome includes a window with the following:
- the FAM237A gene encoding protein FAM237A, producing MANPGNRGGIYRHLSLTCSLLIVGICCVSPFFCHSQTDLLALNQADPQCWESSSVLLLEMWKPQISNTVSGFWDFMIYLKSSENLQHGALFWDLAQLFWDIYVDCVLSRNHGLGRRQLAGEEEKISAVPPQHAGRKKGVYPQQPRIPSLKKKELIEGLINMHVHRSGSKFIGKVTSSLEIKRK from the exons ATGGCCAATCCTGGGAACAGAGGAGGGATCTACCGCCACTTGAGTCTCACCTGCTCCCTGCTCATTGTGGGAATATGCTGTGTGTCTCCTTTCTTCTGTCACAGCCAGACAGATCTGCTGGCTCTTAACCAAGCTGATCCTCAGTGCTGGGAATCTTCCTCGGTTCTCCTCCTAGAAATGTGGAAGCCTCAAATTTCCAACACTGTTTCAGGTTTCTGGGATTTTATGATCTACCTGAAGTCATCTGAGAACTTGCAGCATGGGGCATTGTTTTGGGATCTGGCCCAACTCTTCTGGGACATCTATGTGGACTGTGTCCTCTCCAGAAACCATGGCTTAGGAAGGAGGCAATTggctggagaggaagagaagatctCAGCAGTGCCTCCACAGCACgcagggagaaaaaaag GTGTATATCCTCAGCAACCAAGAATCCCTTCCCTAAAGAAGAAAGAGTTGATTGAAGGCTTGATAAACATGCATGTACATAGGAGTGGGTCTAAGTTCATTGGAAAAGTGACCAGTAGcctggaaataaagagaaaataa